Proteins from one Rhodoflexus caldus genomic window:
- a CDS encoding 3'-5' exonuclease — MPYLVFDVETTGLEPDYHEIIQIGAVLYDDRWNEISTYLSNVYPEYPERFSIPASEVHNLTVADLDDAPMIHEMLEDFEDWLMDELNLQTRSDLRRIVVCGQSVTTDINFLRFAYKKSQMSWEFSYRPLDLFVLSNFYFRILKANGIAGPKSLSLKSVAAYFGMERETETHNALEDSILTGRCLALILKNAEKFRVSEDDLAFWEGEDD; from the coding sequence ATGCCTTATCTTGTTTTTGACGTAGAAACTACCGGATTAGAGCCGGATTATCACGAAATCATACAAATCGGGGCGGTTTTATACGATGACCGATGGAACGAAATTTCCACCTACCTGAGCAATGTTTATCCCGAGTATCCTGAGCGATTTTCTATTCCCGCATCGGAGGTGCATAACCTAACCGTTGCAGACTTGGACGATGCGCCAATGATTCACGAAATGCTGGAAGACTTTGAAGATTGGTTGATGGATGAACTCAACTTGCAAACCCGCAGCGACCTTCGCAGAATTGTTGTATGCGGGCAAAGTGTAACCACTGATATTAATTTTTTACGCTTTGCCTACAAAAAATCGCAAATGAGTTGGGAGTTCTCCTATCGGCCGTTGGATTTGTTTGTGCTTTCCAATTTTTACTTCCGCATCCTGAAAGCCAACGGGATTGCCGGGCCTAAATCGTTGAGCCTCAAAAGCGTGGCGGCTTACTTTGGCATGGAGCGCGAAACAGAAACCCACAATGCGCTGGAAGACTCCATTCTCACAGGTCGTTGTTTGGCGCTCATTCTAAAAAATGCCGAAAAGTTTCGCGTATCGGAAGACGATTTGGCATTTTGGGAAGGCGAGGATGACTAA